A window of Candidatus Lokiarchaeota archaeon contains these coding sequences:
- a CDS encoding AAA domain-containing protein, with protein sequence MARTREDFKKAFNKRLKAATEDELRIVIKEQYREAFDVLTDCENAGLIPGIIGPPGVGKTLLLRAYAKKSGRDFHWVTGDEGVRPSHLVGSYNPALVLERGFSLDSFDPGPMLKCMVFGGVFGLNEANRLPEYVQNSLLEPLEERMANVPRIGRISADEEFFAVLTMNPEEMAGAHRLSEALRDRIRVWIRLGYPRKETEIEIVKVNCPEYKLSDHVLETIYDLVSSTRQSTDIEIPASIRAGISIARLASEMGQRKRKKDVNHSILSEAANYVLSGALRFRPGVDPEPAVNRIIRSTIGGRGASQ encoded by the coding sequence ATGGCCAGAACAAGAGAGGACTTCAAGAAAGCTTTCAATAAGAGACTCAAGGCAGCAACTGAAGATGAGCTCCGTATTGTGATAAAGGAGCAATACCGAGAGGCATTCGACGTGCTTACCGATTGTGAAAACGCAGGCCTCATCCCGGGCATAATTGGGCCGCCCGGTGTGGGAAAGACACTACTTCTTAGAGCATATGCAAAAAAGAGCGGAAGGGATTTTCATTGGGTGACTGGCGATGAAGGTGTAAGGCCCTCACATCTCGTAGGTTCTTATAATCCAGCACTGGTTCTTGAGCGAGGCTTCAGTCTCGATTCATTCGATCCAGGCCCCATGTTGAAATGCATGGTTTTTGGCGGAGTATTTGGTCTCAATGAGGCAAATCGACTACCTGAGTACGTGCAGAACTCACTTCTGGAACCGCTCGAAGAGAGAATGGCCAACGTTCCCAGAATAGGTCGTATCTCGGCTGATGAAGAATTCTTCGCAGTGCTTACAATGAATCCGGAAGAAATGGCTGGCGCACATAGGTTAAGTGAAGCGCTTCGAGATCGAATCCGTGTATGGATACGACTTGGATATCCAAGAAAAGAAACGGAGATTGAGATTGTAAAGGTCAACTGTCCAGAGTACAAACTCTCTGATCATGTTCTAGAAACAATCTATGACCTCGTGTCGTCCACCAGGCAATCTACGGATATAGAGATACCAGCATCAATCAGAGCCGGGATATCCATTGCACGACTAGCATCTGAGATGGGACAAAGAAAGAGAAAGAAGGATGTGAATCATTCAATCCTCTCAGAAGCAGCAAACTACGTCCTTAGTGGGGCATTGCGATTTAGGCCGGGTGTTGATCCCGAACCAGCTGTGAACCGTATTATCAGATCCACCATTGGAGGGAGAGGAGCTAGCCAATAA